The Methanolacinia petrolearia DSM 11571 genome has a segment encoding these proteins:
- a CDS encoding radical SAM/SPASM domain-containing protein: protein MNFEVFPLIIGWELTLECNMRCRHCGSTAGAKRPNELTTKEALDLCDQFPDLLVQEVDITGGEPLLRKDWTIIAGHLQDLGIPVNILTNGLVMDSEMIAKMKELDIRAVGLSIDGLREVHDRFRNYRGSYEKTLNAMRLMQEAGIKYNIITTVNKENLGQLPAMHDVFRDLGVRHWRLQPLIPMGRALQNPGLELNDEDMLALGNFIRKQAADPDPVNPDIMCSDGLEYVKPGIGGPWRGCPGGIISCGIMSDGRVKGCLSLPDEVCEGNIRDRDLWDIWFDPASFAYTRYFNQEDAGPLCTGCEKLGDCQGGCSSSSYTGTGIFHNDPVCFFRAEHNQNKFT, encoded by the coding sequence ATGAATTTTGAAGTATTTCCTTTGATCATCGGCTGGGAACTGACCCTCGAATGCAATATGCGATGCAGACATTGCGGTTCCACGGCGGGTGCAAAAAGGCCTAATGAACTGACGACAAAAGAGGCCCTCGATCTCTGCGACCAGTTCCCCGATCTCCTCGTCCAGGAAGTTGATATTACAGGCGGCGAGCCCCTGCTGAGAAAAGACTGGACGATTATTGCAGGACACCTCCAGGATCTCGGCATTCCTGTAAACATACTGACGAACGGACTGGTTATGGACAGCGAGATGATCGCGAAGATGAAGGAGCTGGACATCAGGGCGGTGGGCCTGAGCATCGACGGACTCCGGGAGGTTCACGACCGGTTCCGCAACTACAGGGGCTCATACGAAAAAACGCTGAACGCGATGCGGCTGATGCAGGAGGCGGGGATAAAGTACAATATCATCACGACCGTAAACAAAGAGAATCTCGGCCAGCTCCCTGCGATGCACGATGTCTTCAGGGATCTCGGTGTTCGCCACTGGCGTCTCCAGCCGCTGATTCCGATGGGGCGTGCACTCCAGAACCCGGGTCTCGAACTGAACGACGAGGACATGCTCGCCCTCGGGAATTTTATCAGGAAGCAGGCCGCAGATCCCGATCCCGTCAACCCGGACATCATGTGCAGCGACGGGCTGGAGTATGTTAAACCCGGCATCGGCGGACCGTGGAGAGGATGCCCCGGCGGGATCATCTCGTGCGGGATCATGAGTGACGGCCGGGTCAAGGGCTGCCTCTCCCTCCCGGACGAGGTCTGCGAGGGAAATATCCGCGACAGGGATCTCTGGGACATCTGGTTCGATCCCGCCTCTTTTGCTTATACGAGATATTTCAACCAGGAGGATGCAGGCCCCCTGTGTACCGGGTGCGAGAAATTGGGAGACTGCCAGGGCGGGTGCTCTTCGAGTTCGTATACGGGAACGGGGATATTTCACAACGATCCGGTGTGCTTTTTCAGGGCCGAACATAATCAAAACAAATTCACATAA
- a CDS encoding M3 family metallopeptidase → MRDDITICRSRRILYGVFLAAFILSATGFFLPVLADESLSPIRAEYSAGEITILSDEARESANESLNAIAAIPTDERTFENTVVAFDSVMTDYGDAVSPLTIMGYLSPDPEIAAEGMDADIAQSKFYIEVYTRSDLYDALKSVEDKVPETPVEQRLYKIIIDEFEHNGLGLPEENLTRVKEMNAELSAIKTEFNSNLNNDNSSITFTGEELEGLPDEDLSSFSRTPEGDYIAIVTQDYSTVMTYADNGDTRRRMYEAYNDVQGEANTPLLEEAIVLRENIAKEMGFSTWADYTIRNRMAENATVVMEFLDSLKEPLSEKIEEETAILLEIKQEIDPSATEIRPWDIRYLEHILVMRDYNYDVAEFKKYFPAENVIDGVFNTTGMLFGVDFNEVSDAPVWSPDVRLFEVSNRSDNRTLGYLYLDLYHRDGKYTGYATSQLISGREKNGTYSLPVAIIIGSYDAPEGDNRTLFRPSDIWTMFHETGHAMNVILTTSPYGILSGYKSSMDFCETPSQALEEWAYDRDVLESISAKDGNSSDKIPEELAGQAIAARSVGMGYEYGYQLLFSLADMYYHTADGPVNTTEVWHDASEEILGLDEPEGLHPAATFSHIMDQYDAGYYSYLWSKVYAQDIVDEFKENGMTNETLGLKLRNDVYSQGNMADGMTLLDNFLGHEPGIDSLYDFIGLNVSNVPNETAAA, encoded by the coding sequence ATGAGGGATGATATCACAATATGCAGATCGCGAAGGATTCTGTACGGGGTTTTTCTTGCTGCATTTATTCTTTCGGCGACGGGTTTTTTTCTGCCGGTTCTTGCCGACGAAAGCCTGTCGCCTATACGTGCCGAATATTCGGCCGGCGAGATAACGATTCTCAGCGACGAAGCACGGGAGAGCGCGAACGAATCCCTGAACGCCATCGCCGCTATTCCAACGGATGAACGGACTTTTGAAAATACTGTCGTTGCATTCGACAGTGTGATGACGGATTACGGCGATGCAGTCTCGCCGCTTACGATTATGGGTTATCTCTCGCCCGACCCGGAGATTGCGGCGGAGGGTATGGATGCCGACATTGCTCAGAGTAAATTTTACATCGAGGTCTACACACGCAGCGATCTCTATGATGCGCTGAAATCGGTCGAAGATAAAGTGCCTGAGACTCCCGTCGAACAGAGGCTGTATAAGATCATAATCGACGAGTTCGAGCATAACGGCCTCGGGCTTCCGGAAGAGAATCTCACGAGAGTGAAGGAGATGAACGCGGAACTCAGCGCCATTAAGACCGAGTTCAACTCCAACCTGAACAACGATAATTCGTCGATCACTTTTACGGGAGAGGAGCTTGAAGGGTTGCCGGACGAAGATCTTTCTTCATTTTCCCGGACGCCTGAAGGGGATTATATTGCAATTGTCACGCAGGATTATAGCACCGTGATGACCTACGCCGACAACGGAGATACCCGCAGGAGGATGTACGAGGCATACAATGATGTCCAGGGGGAAGCGAATACGCCTCTTCTGGAAGAAGCGATCGTCCTCCGCGAGAATATTGCAAAGGAGATGGGATTCTCTACGTGGGCGGACTATACAATCAGGAACCGTATGGCGGAGAACGCGACTGTTGTCATGGAGTTCCTGGATTCCTTAAAAGAGCCGCTTTCTGAAAAGATCGAAGAGGAGACGGCGATTCTCCTGGAGATCAAGCAGGAGATCGATCCGTCGGCAACGGAGATCCGGCCCTGGGATATCAGGTACCTCGAACACATTCTCGTCATGAGGGATTATAACTACGATGTGGCGGAGTTTAAGAAATATTTCCCGGCCGAAAACGTGATAGACGGGGTCTTTAATACGACGGGGATGCTTTTCGGAGTAGATTTCAACGAGGTTTCGGATGCGCCGGTATGGTCGCCGGATGTGAGGCTCTTCGAGGTTTCGAACAGGTCGGACAACAGGACTCTCGGCTACCTCTACCTGGATCTCTACCACAGGGACGGAAAGTACACGGGTTATGCAACGTCGCAGCTGATTTCAGGCAGGGAGAAGAACGGGACATACAGCCTGCCGGTTGCAATTATCATCGGGAGCTACGATGCACCGGAGGGCGACAACCGGACCCTCTTCAGGCCTTCAGATATATGGACGATGTTCCACGAGACGGGGCATGCGATGAACGTGATCCTTACTACGTCTCCTTACGGCATCCTCTCCGGGTATAAGTCATCCATGGACTTCTGCGAGACGCCGTCCCAGGCTCTTGAGGAATGGGCATACGACCGGGATGTCCTCGAATCGATCTCGGCGAAGGACGGGAATTCGTCTGATAAGATCCCGGAGGAGCTCGCCGGACAGGCGATTGCGGCAAGGAGTGTCGGCATGGGTTATGAGTACGGCTACCAGCTGCTCTTTTCGCTTGCCGATATGTATTACCATACGGCGGACGGGCCTGTGAACACGACGGAGGTCTGGCACGATGCATCTGAGGAGATCCTCGGGCTGGACGAGCCGGAGGGCCTTCACCCGGCCGCGACTTTCTCCCATATCATGGACCAGTACGATGCAGGATATTACAGCTACCTGTGGTCGAAGGTCTATGCACAGGATATCGTCGACGAGTTCAAAGAGAACGGGATGACGAACGAGACTCTCGGCTTAAAGCTGAGGAACGATGTCTATTCGCAGGGGAATATGGCGGACGGGATGACACTGCTCGATAACTTCCTGGGACACGAGCCGGGGATCGACTCGCTTTACGATTTCATCGGGCTGAATGTTTCGAATGTCCCGAACGAGACTGCGGCTGCGTAG
- a CDS encoding GNAT family N-acetyltransferase produces MTEEPVIIKTSQATLRPWRMDDAPSVAKYANNPKVAKNMRDGFPNPYSEEDAERFLTMATGDGPALLLAVEIDGEACGGIGVTPFTDVYRKTAEIGYWLAEPFWGRGVMTEVVKAVVPVAFGRFDIVRLQAGVYEGNLGSMRVLEKAGFEREAVHKKAIFKNGELLDEVVFVLFGV; encoded by the coding sequence GTGACAGAAGAACCCGTAATTATCAAAACATCGCAGGCGACCCTCAGGCCGTGGAGGATGGACGATGCCCCTTCGGTTGCAAAATACGCGAACAACCCGAAGGTAGCGAAGAACATGAGGGATGGTTTTCCGAATCCGTACTCGGAGGAGGACGCCGAACGATTCCTCACGATGGCGACCGGAGACGGCCCTGCTCTTCTCCTTGCAGTCGAGATCGACGGTGAGGCCTGCGGAGGGATCGGCGTCACTCCTTTTACGGACGTCTACAGGAAAACGGCGGAGATCGGGTACTGGCTCGCGGAGCCTTTCTGGGGAAGAGGGGTCATGACGGAGGTGGTGAAGGCCGTCGTTCCGGTGGCGTTCGGACGTTTTGATATTGTCAGGCTCCAGGCTGGAGTTTACGAGGGGAATTTAGGGTCGATGAGGGTTTTGGAGAAGGCCGGATTCGAGAGGGAGGCTGTGCATAAGAAGGCTATCTTCAAGAACGGGGAGTTGTTGGACGAGGTTGTTTTTGTTTTGTTTGGGGTATAA
- a CDS encoding winged helix-turn-helix transcriptional regulator, translated as MRNSRNKKVALWFFTGVFIIIFSAFTTGVSAIETGGYVVEPAYGISPDYTSIYFGELSGGYDFLEGPGPEQIEFQDLPLAIILILLGIGIAAFMIQPLKLFLSGKIALIPGLSRLKKTNLLDNESRRKVYETILQNPGIQLCEIEKKTDLTNKNAEYHVKKLLGHNMIVFRQTSRGKGYFKNSDSYSSEEKLLYIHSKNPTEKRIIEIIHENPGITRKELSERIHISAPSISWYIAGLIGDNIIRKEKKGNRVHYYVSEYLKNDLFNIIGAESTVA; from the coding sequence ATGAGAAACAGCCGGAATAAAAAAGTCGCTTTGTGGTTTTTCACGGGGGTATTTATTATAATATTCTCCGCCTTTACGACCGGGGTTTCCGCGATCGAGACCGGCGGGTATGTCGTTGAACCGGCATACGGCATTTCACCCGATTATACCTCAATTTATTTTGGAGAACTCTCAGGCGGTTATGACTTCCTTGAAGGACCCGGACCAGAGCAGATAGAATTTCAGGACCTTCCCCTGGCAATCATTCTCATCCTTCTCGGAATAGGAATTGCCGCATTCATGATCCAACCCCTGAAACTGTTTTTATCAGGAAAAATTGCACTTATTCCCGGGCTGTCCAGGTTAAAGAAGACGAATCTCCTGGACAACGAATCCCGGAGAAAGGTATACGAGACAATTCTTCAAAATCCCGGCATACAGCTTTGTGAAATTGAGAAAAAGACAGATCTTACCAACAAGAATGCCGAATACCACGTAAAGAAACTCCTGGGCCACAATATGATCGTATTCAGGCAGACTTCGAGAGGAAAGGGATATTTCAAAAATTCCGATTCATATTCATCAGAAGAAAAACTGCTCTACATCCATTCCAAAAATCCTACAGAGAAAAGAATAATAGAAATAATCCACGAAAATCCCGGAATTACACGAAAGGAGCTCAGCGAAAGGATACATATCTCCGCACCCTCGATAAGCTGGTACATCGCAGGGCTTATCGGGGACAATATCATCCGGAAGGAAAAGAAGGGAAACAGGGTCCATTATTATGTCAGCGAATACCTGAAGAACGACCTCTTCAACATAATCGGAGCTGAGAGCACCGTTGCCTGA
- a CDS encoding metal-dependent hydrolase: MDILTHAFSVIFLGGNLDIFLVCFGVVGTILPDMDILMHRLSGRDPLLYIFSHGGITHSIAGSILIAIVAFSSICLMQLAGILSLPSDPGFWISGLGMIVGGALLHITLDYLAYPGIPLFFPLSDKKYTLGIFPGPSLFLTIASVVFLILLILGFAGAADIYLWGIVFLGIIIFSLIKKGLVAGRFRGKETIPTFHPLHWIIVSEDDREYTISRYSITGGVYGESAYKKSESVGEEEIEALADDPEMKRLRYSSYLVVFERSEGKIRAYDPLRVSGLMFYPPDYREYVAELPES, encoded by the coding sequence ATGGACATCCTGACGCATGCCTTCTCCGTGATCTTTCTCGGCGGGAACCTGGACATTTTCCTCGTCTGCTTCGGCGTTGTCGGGACGATCCTCCCCGACATGGATATCCTCATGCACCGCTTGTCCGGCAGGGACCCCCTCCTGTATATCTTCTCCCACGGCGGGATCACGCACAGCATTGCAGGGTCGATCCTTATTGCGATCGTCGCTTTTTCTTCGATCTGCCTCATGCAGCTCGCCGGGATTCTGTCTCTCCCGTCAGATCCCGGATTCTGGATCTCAGGACTCGGGATGATCGTCGGCGGAGCACTCCTGCACATAACTCTCGACTACCTTGCCTATCCCGGAATACCCCTCTTCTTCCCGCTCTCGGACAAAAAATATACACTCGGAATATTCCCCGGCCCGAGTCTCTTTCTTACGATTGCAAGCGTCGTATTTCTCATACTGCTCATTTTGGGATTTGCAGGAGCGGCGGACATATACCTCTGGGGGATCGTCTTCTTAGGAATCATAATTTTTTCATTAATAAAAAAAGGTCTCGTCGCCGGCAGGTTCAGGGGAAAAGAGACGATTCCGACCTTTCACCCCCTGCACTGGATAATCGTATCCGAAGACGATCGCGAATACACAATCAGCCGATATTCGATTACCGGTGGAGTATACGGGGAATCGGCATACAAAAAAAGTGAAAGTGTCGGAGAAGAAGAGATCGAAGCACTTGCAGACGACCCGGAGATGAAAAGACTCAGGTACTCTTCGTACCTCGTCGTATTCGAACGCAGTGAGGGAAAGATCAGGGCATACGATCCCCTGAGAGTTTCGGGACTGATGTTCTATCCGCCGGATTACCGCGAGTATGTAGCTGAACTGCCTGAGTCATGA
- a CDS encoding DUF7557 family protein, whose translation MQSTSIRIRSDTRNSLSRLKKHPRESFDDVINRLIESTVDDEPLSEESLQAIEKSLKEYREGIYYTHEEILADLGVAEENDKEYDYKKKENDA comes from the coding sequence ATGCAATCCACTTCAATCAGGATTCGATCTGATACGAGGAACAGTCTTTCCCGGCTCAAAAAACATCCGAGGGAATCCTTCGATGATGTTATCAACCGGCTCATCGAATCGACGGTCGACGACGAACCCCTGAGCGAAGAGAGCCTTCAGGCGATCGAGAAATCTCTCAAAGAATATCGCGAGGGGATCTACTATACTCACGAAGAGATCCTCGCCGACCTTGGCGTTGCCGAAGAGAACGACAAGGAATACGATTATAAAAAGAAAGAGAACGATGCCTGA
- a CDS encoding type II toxin-antitoxin system RelE family toxin yields MAFRLSYSSSARHALKKIPREISLRLVSELKSLAEEKDPAFFLKNLHGFDNPPLYSLRIGRYRAVMSVLDDVMIIHVIEIGHRSSVYRRF; encoded by the coding sequence ATGGCATTCCGGCTCAGTTATTCGTCATCCGCCCGACATGCACTAAAAAAAATTCCACGCGAAATCTCCCTCAGGCTCGTATCCGAACTCAAGAGTCTCGCGGAGGAAAAAGATCCCGCATTCTTCCTGAAGAATCTTCACGGATTCGACAACCCTCCGCTTTATTCACTAAGGATCGGGCGTTACAGGGCTGTAATGTCCGTTCTCGACGATGTGATGATCATCCACGTAATCGAGATCGGGCACCGGAGCAGTGTATACAGGAGATTTTAG
- a CDS encoding PaaI family thioesterase, producing the protein MSAPGTEGNVEEKAREFFADDLFARDMGMELVSVSPGKATVSMKIRDSHRNSHGTVHGGALFTLADVAFALASNSHGIDASAINANITYMTAARDGVLIAEAEEFALNHKLASYTVTITDDEERKIAIFQGMVYRRTPRPEKIL; encoded by the coding sequence ATGTCAGCACCGGGTACTGAAGGGAATGTAGAGGAAAAAGCGAGGGAGTTCTTCGCTGACGATTTATTCGCGAGGGATATGGGGATGGAGCTTGTGTCGGTCTCTCCCGGAAAGGCGACCGTGTCCATGAAGATTCGTGATTCGCACAGGAACAGCCATGGGACTGTTCACGGGGGGGCTTTGTTTACTCTTGCGGATGTGGCATTTGCCCTTGCATCGAACTCGCATGGGATCGATGCGTCGGCGATCAACGCCAATATTACGTATATGACGGCCGCAAGGGACGGGGTTCTTATCGCGGAAGCGGAGGAGTTCGCACTTAACCACAAGCTTGCATCTTATACTGTTACGATTACGGACGACGAGGAGAGGAAGATCGCGATCTTCCAGGGGATGGTCTACCGGAGGACGCCCCGGCCTGAAAAAATATTGTAA
- a CDS encoding epoxyqueuosine reductase produces MQSEIDREKIMEIAERFGADLCGIAPVERFRDAPKGFHPCNIFSRTRSVLVYAKRIPKTILEAESCIPYTTVNNTLTQETDRLGLNLSLALEDMGIANVMIPSDDPFDSWDEERCHGMGVLSLRHAGYLAGLGRIGKNNLLINEKFGNMIYPGALLLAEEVTPDPVATYDACPEKCNLCLKSCPLSALDGKTVDQKTCRPLSNFKTEKGLTLQKCWICRKVCPNATGIRKKSSESPD; encoded by the coding sequence ATGCAATCCGAAATAGACAGGGAAAAGATCATGGAAATCGCCGAAAGATTCGGAGCCGACCTCTGCGGCATAGCCCCCGTCGAAAGATTCCGCGACGCACCAAAAGGCTTCCATCCATGCAATATTTTCAGCAGGACGAGATCGGTCCTTGTTTATGCAAAGAGAATCCCGAAGACCATTCTCGAAGCGGAGAGCTGCATACCTTATACTACCGTAAACAACACCCTGACGCAGGAGACCGACAGGCTAGGGCTGAACCTCTCGCTCGCACTCGAGGATATGGGCATAGCTAACGTCATGATCCCCTCCGACGACCCGTTCGACTCATGGGATGAGGAAAGATGCCACGGGATGGGCGTGCTTTCGCTCCGCCATGCCGGATATCTCGCGGGCCTCGGGCGTATCGGGAAGAACAACCTGCTCATCAACGAAAAATTCGGGAACATGATATACCCCGGCGCCCTTCTCCTCGCAGAAGAGGTCACTCCCGATCCCGTCGCAACATATGATGCCTGCCCGGAAAAATGCAACCTCTGCCTGAAAAGCTGCCCGCTCTCGGCACTCGACGGAAAGACAGTCGATCAAAAGACATGCAGGCCGCTCTCGAACTTCAAGACCGAGAAGGGCCTTACACTCCAGAAATGCTGGATATGCAGGAAGGTCTGCCCGAATGCGACAGGGATCAGGAAAAAGAGTTCGGAAAGCCCGGACTGA
- a CDS encoding GrpB family protein: protein MITDEDEIKRLGRLYPIILSDYNPAWPEIYAAEKKHIEDVLGAGNIAGITHIGSTSIKGMTAKPTIDILIEVRDGLEDERIIAALTGIGYGYDPQPQNPPPHMMFMKGYGEEGFEGQAYHIHVRYEGDWDELYFREYLSMHPKAAEEYADLKHRLKESYEFNREAYTKGKTEFVRITIKKAREEIKKIPL, encoded by the coding sequence ATGATAACAGATGAAGACGAGATAAAAAGACTCGGACGGCTCTACCCGATAATACTCTCGGACTACAACCCCGCATGGCCGGAGATCTACGCCGCGGAAAAAAAGCACATCGAAGATGTTCTCGGTGCCGGAAATATCGCGGGGATAACCCATATAGGGAGCACTTCCATCAAGGGCATGACGGCGAAGCCGACGATCGATATCCTGATCGAGGTCCGCGACGGCCTTGAAGACGAACGTATAATCGCCGCCCTGACAGGTATCGGGTACGGCTACGACCCGCAGCCACAGAACCCCCCGCCCCATATGATGTTCATGAAGGGCTACGGGGAGGAAGGCTTCGAAGGGCAGGCATATCATATCCACGTCAGGTACGAAGGCGACTGGGACGAACTGTATTTCAGGGAGTACCTCTCCATGCACCCCAAAGCGGCGGAAGAGTATGCGGATTTAAAGCACCGGCTCAAAGAGAGCTATGAATTCAACAGAGAGGCCTATACGAAAGGCAAGACGGAATTTGTAAGGATTACGATAAAAAAGGCACGGGAAGAAATTAAGAAGATCCCATTATAA
- a CDS encoding pyridoxamine 5'-phosphate oxidase family protein, whose product MDIDTCIKFATENPIAWVATDDDGQPRVRPLGMWFADKTGFYFQVWTIKDIYKQIVKNPNIELGFIGEDNGRVLRVAGKAEWIEDIDLKKKSLEDRPFLADLGLKPDSPELVLFRIAKGEAYFWTMETNLDPKKKIYF is encoded by the coding sequence ATGGATATCGATACATGCATTAAATTCGCAACCGAAAACCCGATCGCCTGGGTCGCGACCGACGACGACGGCCAGCCCCGCGTAAGGCCGCTCGGGATGTGGTTCGCGGACAAGACGGGATTCTACTTCCAGGTATGGACGATCAAAGACATCTACAAACAGATTGTAAAGAACCCGAACATCGAGCTCGGGTTCATAGGCGAAGACAACGGAAGAGTCCTCCGCGTCGCAGGGAAGGCGGAATGGATCGAGGACATCGACCTGAAGAAGAAGTCGCTCGAAGACCGGCCGTTCCTCGCCGACCTCGGCCTAAAACCCGACAGCCCCGAACTCGTCCTCTTCAGGATCGCCAAAGGCGAGGCGTACTTCTGGACGATGGAGACGAATCTCGACCCGAAGAAGAAGATCTACTTTTGA
- a CDS encoding winged helix-turn-helix transcriptional regulator, whose translation MYRKNGKTYHCSVEAALDVIGGKWKPLILWKLGDGVMRFSELQKALPGVNAKMLTKQLRELEEDGIILRTVYPEVPPRVEYSITGFGMTLIPVLEALCEWGSKYLGTGCNEDQDDK comes from the coding sequence ATGTACAGGAAGAACGGAAAGACATACCACTGTTCGGTGGAGGCGGCACTGGACGTAATCGGCGGCAAATGGAAACCACTCATACTATGGAAACTCGGCGACGGCGTTATGCGTTTTTCCGAACTGCAAAAGGCTCTTCCGGGTGTGAACGCCAAGATGCTCACGAAGCAGCTCCGTGAACTGGAGGAGGACGGGATAATTCTCCGGACTGTATATCCCGAAGTTCCGCCGCGGGTCGAGTACTCGATCACCGGATTCGGGATGACCCTGATCCCTGTCCTTGAGGCTTTATGCGAATGGGGCTCTAAGTATCTGGGGACCGGTTGTAACGAAGATCAAGACGATAAATAA
- a CDS encoding flavin reductase family protein gives MEIKKEKINSNFFIPMPVVLVGAQVNGKANFMTVGWCTRVNAAPPMIACAIGNNHYTPKGIAETKTFSVNIPSTSMIEKTDYCGIVTGAKTDKSGVFEIFYGELETAPMISECPVSLECRLVQIVPLATNSIYIGEIAGAYADGRVIRDGKADFTEIDPVILTMTDNSYWSLGDHAGDAWSAGKKLKKTG, from the coding sequence ATGGAAATAAAAAAAGAAAAGATCAACAGCAATTTCTTCATCCCTATGCCTGTCGTACTCGTCGGAGCACAGGTGAACGGGAAAGCGAACTTCATGACTGTCGGGTGGTGCACCCGCGTCAATGCCGCCCCGCCGATGATAGCCTGCGCAATCGGAAACAACCACTATACTCCGAAAGGGATCGCGGAGACGAAGACGTTCTCGGTCAACATCCCGTCGACGTCCATGATCGAAAAGACAGACTACTGCGGTATTGTGACTGGTGCGAAGACGGACAAATCCGGCGTCTTCGAAATATTCTACGGAGAACTGGAGACTGCCCCGATGATCTCCGAATGCCCGGTCTCGCTCGAATGCCGGCTTGTTCAGATCGTGCCGCTCGCAACAAACAGTATTTACATCGGAGAGATCGCCGGGGCATATGCAGACGGCCGTGTGATCAGAGACGGAAAAGCTGATTTCACTGAGATCGACCCGGTCATCCTGACCATGACGGACAACAGTTACTGGTCACTCGGGGATCACGCGGGTGATGCCTGGAGCGCGGGAAAAAAGTTAAAGAAGACGGGCTAA
- a CDS encoding nitroreductase family protein, translating to METITVDEELCTRCGICSEACPTGIVSPAGENTLPGVPGEMSEKCIRCGHCEAFCPTGALILNFSPEEKEDLPAGAGEISANEIGFYLKKRRSARMYKADPVPREKIEELLDVARYAPSGENGQPVEWIVVHDPAKVRRVADLTVEWMKNLVAAGHPMSRFFSAIIGVYEGGYDVICRNAPHMIFAHIPENNPIAPVDGIIALTYFDVAAPAAGIGTCWAGFVAMAASEYEPLQKEIGIPVGRKCAYAMMFGYPKYMPQNIPRRNPLKVTWK from the coding sequence ATGGAAACGATAACAGTCGACGAAGAACTATGCACGAGATGCGGGATCTGCTCCGAAGCCTGCCCGACGGGCATTGTCAGCCCTGCGGGAGAGAATACTCTCCCCGGTGTTCCGGGTGAAATGTCGGAAAAATGCATTCGCTGCGGACACTGCGAGGCGTTCTGTCCTACAGGAGCCCTGATCCTGAACTTTAGCCCGGAGGAAAAGGAAGATCTTCCCGCCGGCGCTGGAGAGATCTCCGCGAATGAGATCGGGTTCTACCTTAAAAAACGCCGTTCGGCAAGGATGTATAAGGCAGATCCTGTACCCCGTGAGAAGATCGAGGAACTCCTGGACGTGGCAAGATATGCACCGTCCGGGGAGAACGGCCAGCCTGTCGAATGGATTGTCGTCCACGATCCGGCTAAGGTGAGAAGAGTTGCGGATCTTACAGTCGAATGGATGAAGAACCTTGTTGCAGCCGGCCACCCGATGAGCAGATTCTTTTCGGCCATTATAGGGGTTTACGAAGGAGGCTACGATGTCATCTGCCGCAATGCCCCTCACATGATCTTCGCCCATATCCCGGAGAACAACCCGATCGCCCCGGTCGACGGGATTATCGCCCTTACATACTTCGATGTCGCGGCACCTGCGGCCGGGATAGGAACCTGCTGGGCCGGATTCGTCGCGATGGCAGCCTCCGAATATGAACCGCTCCAAAAGGAGATCGGGATTCCCGTCGGCAGGAAATGCGCCTACGCGATGATGTTCGGCTATCCGAAATACATGCCGCAGAACATCCCCCGCAGAAATCCGCTTAAAGTCACGTGGAAGTAG